The Candidatus Hydrogenisulfobacillus filiaventi sequence CCAGCGCCACCGCCGCAGTCATGGGGCCACCTCCCATGGGGCCGGGGGCCAGCCGCCACCGTTGTCCAGGATCTTCCGCACCCGGGCCGGGGAGAGCTCGCCCACGGCCACATGGCGGCCCGCCTCCGGGTCCCAGCGCCACAAATCCCGCATGCCGGTCCCGTCCGGCTCGCTGATGCGGGTGACGCGCCGCGTGCCGTCGGCGAACTTGTCCACATGCGCCACCAGGCCGAAGACCTGGTAGGCCTCGCGGGTGATGCTCTCCAGGCTCACGTCCCAGCCCGCCCGCTGGGCGAGCCAGAACAGGCGAGGCCCGAAGCGCTCCGGCGCCTCGAGGTGCATGGTGGTGAGCATGCCCCCGTGTTCGCTCATGCCCGCCTCCAGCATGTCGAGCGCCTCCACGCTGCGCACCTCGCCCACGAGAAGCCGGTCCGGGCGCATGCGCAGGGCGTTCACGAAGAGGTCGTGCAGGGTGATGGTGAGCTCGTTCCCCTGGCCCTGGGTGCTGACGAGGGGCACGGTGTGGGGATGGACGAGCCGGAGCTCCTCGGTGTCCTCGAGGGTGATCACCCGTTCCGCCGGGTCGGTGAGGGCCGCGTTGGCCAGGGCCCGCAGGTTGGTGGTCTTGCCCGCGCCGGTGGAGCCGGACAGCAACACGTTCAGCCGGCCACGCACGGCGGCCACCAGGAGGCCCGCCATCTCCGCCGTCAGCACCCCCAGGCGGACGAGATCCGCGAGCTCCAGGGCCAGGCCCTGGTTGCGCTTCCGGATGGTGATCACGGCCCCCTTGGGGCAGAGCGCGGGATGGACCAGATTCACGCGGCTACCGTCCGGCCAGGTGAGGTCCACCCGGGGATGCGCCTGCTGGAACCGGCGGCCCACCTTGGCCGCCAGGTCCTCCGCCACCCGGAAGGCCGCCTCCGGCGAGGGCAGGTCGGGCTCCCTGTGCCACCGGCCCGCTCGTTCCACCCAGACCATGGTCCCGGTCACCGCGATCTCGGTGACCAGGGGGTCCTCCAGGTAGGCCTGCAAGGGGCCGGCCCCCAGCACCGCCGCCCACAGGTCCGTCCGCAGGCGGCGGGCCAGATCCGCCGGGGCTCCCGTCTCCGCCAGGGCCTGGGCGATGGCCTCGGCCACCGCCCGCTCCTGGCCGGCGGGATCCGCCAAGAGGCCGCTGTAATGCCGGGTCAGCCAGTCCGTGGCCGCCCGCCGGGCCGCGAGGTACGCATCGGAAACCTCCGGCACCGCCTGTGACGGGGCCGGTGCCAGAGGACCGGCCCCGCCGCTCCACGTCCGCATCGGGGCGCCCTCCCTTCCTTATCCCAACAGCCGCTGCCGGCGTCCGAACCGCCAACCCCGGGCCGCGGGCCCCGGCACCGCCAACAGGCGGCGCAGCAGGGCGGCCCACGGGCCCCGGCGCTGGCCCCAGGCCACCGGCTGATGCCGGTCCCAGGCCAGCGGCTGGCGGGCGTCATAGGGCACGACCCCCAACAGCGGCAGCCCCAGGGTCCGGGCCAGATCCCCGGGATCCCGCCCGCCGCCCGTGGGACTGCGCCGCACCACCAGGAGGCGGCGAGGGGCACGGATGGCCGCGAACTGGGCCAGCTGGTGCAAATACCAGGCCGTCTGCAGTTCAGCCCCCGGGTCCGGGGTGCTCACCACGACGATGGCCGACGCCCGCTCCAAGGCCCGCAGGGTGCCGGGATCCCCGAGGTCCCAGGCGGTGTCCACCACCACCAGCCGGTGCCGCCGGCGCAGGAGGTCCAGCAGCGCGTCCGCCACGGGGGCGGGCACCACCGCCGGCGTGAGATCCCGGACCGGACCGGGCACCAGATGGACGCCGGGCGCCGCCCAGGGCAGCCGCTCCATCCAGTCGGCCACCAGCCGCAGATCCGTGGGCGTGAGAGGGTCCTGCTCGGGCTCCACCACCGTGGCCAAGAGGCGGCGCAGATCCGGCTGGGGCCGGTCGGGATCCTGGAAGGTGTACCAGAGATCCGGCTTGGGCGCGTCCAGATCCAAACCGGCCACCGGCTCCACGCCCAACGCCCGGGCCGCCGCCAGCAGGTTGGCCGCAGTGCTGGTCTTGCCGACGCCGGCCTTGCCGGAGGCCACCACCAGCACGGGCGTGTCCTCCCAGGGCAAGGGAGCGGCCGCCGCTTCCGCAGGGGCCGCCAGCTCCGGTCGCGCCGCGGCCACCGGCGCTGCCGGCTCCGGAATGGGAGGTGCGGGGGGCGGGGCGTCCACAGGAATCCCGGCAGGCGTGTCCAACCAGCTCTGCACCGCGTCCGGTGCAATCTGGGCACCCGGCAGCACAT is a genomic window containing:
- a CDS encoding putative CbiA domain-containing protein (Evidence 3 : Putative function from multiple computational evidences), encoding MTRMPGKRLCFLAAHPTAAQALQTLVHPPSPWVPVPATALPARLARHPGSWAVVTRFAPGAPPDWAAWAAACRTADPTARILVLVGVLDGRGQPVASACEAAGLDVLPGAQIAPDAVQSWLDTPAGIPVDAPPPAPPIPEPAAPVAAARPELAAPAEAAAAPLPWEDTPVLVVASGKAGVGKTSTAANLLAAARALGVEPVAGLDLDAPKPDLWYTFQDPDRPQPDLRRLLATVVEPEQDPLTPTDLRLVADWMERLPWAAPGVHLVPGPVRDLTPAVVPAPVADALLDLLRRRHRLVVVDTAWDLGDPGTLRALERASAIVVVSTPDPGAELQTAWYLHQLAQFAAIRAPRRLLVVRRSPTGGGRDPGDLARTLGLPLLGVVPYDARQPLAWDRHQPVAWGQRRGPWAALLRRLLAVPGPAARGWRFGRRQRLLG
- a CDS encoding Type II/IV secretion system ATP hydrolase TadA/VirB11/CpaF, TadA subfamily; translation: MRTWSGGAGPLAPAPSQAVPEVSDAYLAARRAATDWLTRHYSGLLADPAGQERAVAEAIAQALAETGAPADLARRLRTDLWAAVLGAGPLQAYLEDPLVTEIAVTGTMVWVERAGRWHREPDLPSPEAAFRVAEDLAAKVGRRFQQAHPRVDLTWPDGSRVNLVHPALCPKGAVITIRKRNQGLALELADLVRLGVLTAEMAGLLVAAVRGRLNVLLSGSTGAGKTTNLRALANAALTDPAERVITLEDTEELRLVHPHTVPLVSTQGQGNELTITLHDLFVNALRMRPDRLLVGEVRSVEALDMLEAGMSEHGGMLTTMHLEAPERFGPRLFWLAQRAGWDVSLESITREAYQVFGLVAHVDKFADGTRRVTRISEPDGTGMRDLWRWDPEAGRHVAVGELSPARVRKILDNGGGWPPAPWEVAP